In one Macaca fascicularis isolate 582-1 chromosome 6, T2T-MFA8v1.1 genomic region, the following are encoded:
- the LOC102135460 gene encoding putative F-box/LRR-repeat protein 21 isoform X3 translates to MSSCPHVSSDGILCVADHCQGLRELALNYYILTDELLFALSSETHVNLEHLRIDVVSENPGQIKFHAIKKHSWDALIKHSPRVNVVMYFFLCEEEFEMFFKEETPVTHLYFGCSVSKVVLGRIALNCPRLTELVVCANGLQPLDNELICVAEHCTNLTALGLSECEVSCSAFVEFVRLCGRRLTQLSIMEEVLIPDEDYSLDEIHTEVSKYLGRVWFPDVMPLW, encoded by the exons ATGAGTAGCTGTCCTCATGTTTCATCTGATG GAATTCTTTGTGTAGCTGATCATTGTCAAGGCCTTAGAGAACTGGCGTTGAATTATTACATCCTAACTGATGAACTTCTCTTTGCGCTCTCAAGCGAGACTCATGTTAACCTTGAACATCTTCGAATTGATGTTGTGAGTGAAAATCCTGGACAGATTAAATTTCATGCTATTAAAAAACACAGTTGGGATGCACTTATTAAACATTCCCCTAGAGTTAATGTTGTTATGTACTTCTTTCTATGTGAAGAGGAATTTGAGATGTTCTTCAAAGAAGAAACCCCTGTTACTCACCTTTATTTTGGTTGTTCAGTCAGCAAAGTGGTTTTAGGACGGATAGCTCTCAACTGTCCTCGACTGACTGAGTTAGTGGTGTGTGCTAATGGTCTTCAGCCTCTTGATAATGAACTTATTTGTGTTGCTGAACACTGTACAAACCTAACAGCCTTGGGCCTCAGCGAATGTGAAGTCAGCTGCAGTGCCTTCGTCGAGTTTGTAAGACTGTGTGGGAGAAGGCTAACACAGCTCTCTATAATGGAGGAAGTTTTGATCCCTGATGAGGATTATAGCCTAGATGAAATTCACACTGAAGTCTCCAAATACCTGGGAAGAGTATGGTTCCCTGATGTGATGCCTCTCTGGTAA
- the LOC102135460 gene encoding putative F-box/LRR-repeat protein 21 isoform X1: MKRNSLSVENKIVQLSGAVKQPKLGFYSSLNQTHTHTVRLDWGSLPHHVVLRIFQYLPLLDRARASSVCRRWNEVFHIPDLWRKFEFELNQSATSYFKSTHPDLIQQIIKKHSAHLQYVSFKVDSSVESAEAACGILSQLVNCSIQTLGLISTAKPSFMNVSESHFVSALTVVFINSKSLSSIKIEDTPVDDPSLKILVANNSDTLRLLKMSSCPHVSSDGILCVADHCQGLRELALNYYILTDELLFALSSETHVNLEHLRIDVVSENPGQIKFHAIKKHSWDALIKHSPRVNVVMYFFLCEEEFEMFFKEETPVTHLYFGCSVSKVVLGRIALNCPRLTELVVCANGLQPLDNELICVAEHCTNLTALGLSECEVSCSAFVEFVRLCGRRLTQLSIMEEVLIPDEDYSLDEIHTEVSKYLGRVWFPDVMPLW; encoded by the exons ATGAAGAGGAACAGTTTATCTGTTGAGAATAAAATTGTCCAGTTGTCAGGAGCAGTGAAACAGCCAAAACTTGGGTTCTACTCCTCTCTCAACCAGACTCATACACACACGGTTCGTCTAGACTGGGGGAGTTTGCCTCACCATGTAGTATTACGAATTTTTCAGTATCTTCCTTTACTAGATCGGGCCCGTGCATCTTCTGTATGTAGGAGATGGAATGAAGTTTTTCATATTCCTGACCTTTGGAGAAAGTTTGAATTTGAACTGAACCAGTCAGCTACTTCATATTTTAAGTCCACTCATCCTGATCTCATTCAGCAGATCATTAAAAAGCATTCTGCCCATCTTCAATATGTCAGCtttaag GTTGACAGTAGTGTCGAGTCAGCAGAAGCTGCCTGTGGTATACTCTCTCAGCTGGTAAATTGTTCCATCCAGACCTTGGGCTTGATTTCAACAGCCAAGCCAAGTTTCATGAATGTATCAGAG TCTCATTTTGTGTCAGCACTTACAGTTGTTTTTATCAACTCAAAATCATTATCATCAATCAAAATTGAAGATACACCGGTGGATGATCCTTCATTGAAGATTCTTGTGGCCAATAATAGTGACACTCTAAGACTCCTAAAAATGAGTAGCTGTCCTCATGTTTCATCTGATG GAATTCTTTGTGTAGCTGATCATTGTCAAGGCCTTAGAGAACTGGCGTTGAATTATTACATCCTAACTGATGAACTTCTCTTTGCGCTCTCAAGCGAGACTCATGTTAACCTTGAACATCTTCGAATTGATGTTGTGAGTGAAAATCCTGGACAGATTAAATTTCATGCTATTAAAAAACACAGTTGGGATGCACTTATTAAACATTCCCCTAGAGTTAATGTTGTTATGTACTTCTTTCTATGTGAAGAGGAATTTGAGATGTTCTTCAAAGAAGAAACCCCTGTTACTCACCTTTATTTTGGTTGTTCAGTCAGCAAAGTGGTTTTAGGACGGATAGCTCTCAACTGTCCTCGACTGACTGAGTTAGTGGTGTGTGCTAATGGTCTTCAGCCTCTTGATAATGAACTTATTTGTGTTGCTGAACACTGTACAAACCTAACAGCCTTGGGCCTCAGCGAATGTGAAGTCAGCTGCAGTGCCTTCGTCGAGTTTGTAAGACTGTGTGGGAGAAGGCTAACACAGCTCTCTATAATGGAGGAAGTTTTGATCCCTGATGAGGATTATAGCCTAGATGAAATTCACACTGAAGTCTCCAAATACCTGGGAAGAGTATGGTTCCCTGATGTGATGCCTCTCTGGTAA
- the LOC102135460 gene encoding putative F-box/LRR-repeat protein 21 isoform X2 — MNVSESHFVSALTVVFINSKSLSSIKIEDTPVDDPSLKILVANNSDTLRLLKMSSCPHVSSDGILCVADHCQGLRELALNYYILTDELLFALSSETHVNLEHLRIDVVSENPGQIKFHAIKKHSWDALIKHSPRVNVVMYFFLCEEEFEMFFKEETPVTHLYFGCSVSKVVLGRIALNCPRLTELVVCANGLQPLDNELICVAEHCTNLTALGLSECEVSCSAFVEFVRLCGRRLTQLSIMEEVLIPDEDYSLDEIHTEVSKYLGRVWFPDVMPLW; from the exons ATGAATGTATCAGAG TCTCATTTTGTGTCAGCACTTACAGTTGTTTTTATCAACTCAAAATCATTATCATCAATCAAAATTGAAGATACACCGGTGGATGATCCTTCATTGAAGATTCTTGTGGCCAATAATAGTGACACTCTAAGACTCCTAAAAATGAGTAGCTGTCCTCATGTTTCATCTGATG GAATTCTTTGTGTAGCTGATCATTGTCAAGGCCTTAGAGAACTGGCGTTGAATTATTACATCCTAACTGATGAACTTCTCTTTGCGCTCTCAAGCGAGACTCATGTTAACCTTGAACATCTTCGAATTGATGTTGTGAGTGAAAATCCTGGACAGATTAAATTTCATGCTATTAAAAAACACAGTTGGGATGCACTTATTAAACATTCCCCTAGAGTTAATGTTGTTATGTACTTCTTTCTATGTGAAGAGGAATTTGAGATGTTCTTCAAAGAAGAAACCCCTGTTACTCACCTTTATTTTGGTTGTTCAGTCAGCAAAGTGGTTTTAGGACGGATAGCTCTCAACTGTCCTCGACTGACTGAGTTAGTGGTGTGTGCTAATGGTCTTCAGCCTCTTGATAATGAACTTATTTGTGTTGCTGAACACTGTACAAACCTAACAGCCTTGGGCCTCAGCGAATGTGAAGTCAGCTGCAGTGCCTTCGTCGAGTTTGTAAGACTGTGTGGGAGAAGGCTAACACAGCTCTCTATAATGGAGGAAGTTTTGATCCCTGATGAGGATTATAGCCTAGATGAAATTCACACTGAAGTCTCCAAATACCTGGGAAGAGTATGGTTCCCTGATGTGATGCCTCTCTGGTAA